In Amphiprion ocellaris isolate individual 3 ecotype Okinawa chromosome 2, ASM2253959v1, whole genome shotgun sequence, the genomic stretch CATTTGCTGACTTGTTGAATGCCATCAAATAGCAAACAGGACATGCAGGGATGATTCGAAGGGTTTGTGAAACCCTGTGTGGGTTTTGGTGCGAAGGGTGCTAAAACACACTTCACCCTATCCTCATCTCGTCTTACTAGAGGAGGAACACTTGGCTTCCTGTGACAAGACACAACTAAGTGCAATGGGTTGATGAACTTTCTGATTCAATCTTCAACCACAATCTTTAAGAAAACTGCGTGAGATTCAACAGAGACGgtgaaataataattttcttgcAGCGTCTCTTCAACCAGGAGACTTCAGATAcagaaaagccacaaaaacGCAACAACAACTTCTGTGACGTTTTACAGAAAGATGCTTAAAATCTGACACCCACGCTGCACTGATTTACTCTGATAGCTTTTATAAACCTGCCTCTAATTTGCTTTAAATCAAAAAACACGGCAAGATAACAGGTGTCTGTGTATTGTCTGGTTATGACAgtgaacagagaagaaaaaaaagtcaccagaaGACACGTCTGAAGGTTGCAGGGGGATGCACAACTTCTGCAACCTCAGCCTTAtgatctccttttttttgcagacTGAAAGTAGGTCCTGTCAGTAATACAGATAGAGATCTAATCTTTGAAGCATTTGTTTTGTAGCACAGGAATTTAAGTGGgaaatgatgtgtgtgttttcattgaaactgataaatgtttttgttttgttttctctgttttactaAATTAAAAGCAGGTCTGCAGATGTGGTGTCTTAGTGAGCGCTATGATGTTTTATGTGTAActattgtggaaaaaaactgcatcttAAAGGCAAAATTTGATTTCAActtcttgtttattttaatgcctggtcCAACTAAagatacatttgtttggacaaatataatgataacaaaaatagctcataagagtttaacttaagagctgatatcagacattttccatggttttcttgataataactaaaataacttAACATCAATAGTTATGGCATTGTGCTgccaaaaactgtgcttttaggattccatgttttcttttctgtctgttttagtcacatgatccacacaggagttagtactgattcataaccattgtttctgatgactgcatccatgtgtcttggctgctctccaccagcttctgacattgttctgctgtcacagcagcccattcctgttgcactaattctaactaatttgctttgttttgggcttgtggttctccatttcatgtttgatgattttccacaggttttcagttggatttagatctggtgattgagcagccaaggcatggttccaatgttctggttctccatccaggctttaactgaccttgtcgTGTGGTAAGgagcattgtcttgttggaaaattcAGTCATTAGAGGCAGGAAAGCgttttccagctgatgaaacaagactgttttcaagcgtagccccaaacatgacctggttcattgccctgttccacccaaactgaaactaccccagatggtcactgatccacccccatgttttactgtaggggcagacagtctggtttgtagcttctccaggcttcctgcTAACCAGTAAattggctggagtggacatcaactgaaaactggatccATCACTGAAGAAAAcctcaacagtccaatccttgtgatcccagcaaagagtaaccagctttcctctgcctttctttGATGAAGGGCTTATTCTTAGTTTAGTGTTTTCCTTTTATGCTGCTGTATCCTTCAACAATATTACATTTCAGCAGGAAACACTGTACTTTCAGttttagttacttttaagaTGCAGATTTGACACAACAGATAAtgtattaaacttttaaaatacaacacatagttaaacattaaaccaGTGGGTTCCAACTTTTATGGTTCTTACAAAAAGCAGAAAGCACTTATTGGTAAATGTATTAGCTGTTTAAAAACATCATTGCTTGATGAATAAATGATAACATGTCTGTTTTAAATAAGTCGAGGGGGGGAGCATTTTCAGCAAGATGTCAAAAATGTAGTCTAATCTCACAATCAAATGTCGTAAAAGAAGGAAATactaaaaactgttaaaaaaaatttatagtGCAGACCAGTTTGTTTCCTATTTTGGCCTTTGCCCACCATGAAGATGAATTCaactttttatttcagtaaaaatgCCGTTAATAAGGTTGATGTTGACCTTTTACAAGAGGTCATAGGTCTTAAGGGCAGGGAGCAGCAAGTGTAATTCTTAAATATTactatattttacaaatttatcaTAATTTCTCATTGCAAACTCTAAatctaaaaaagaaatatatttgtAAGATAGTGGAGGAAAAAGTATAGTATTGCTCTCTGAAATGTAGGTGAATTGAAgtaaaagaaccttaaaatgtgcacaaaaattGAATAAACGTCTAGTCAGATAAAATCAAAGTGCTTTTTAGTATAATGTAAAGTTGGCATTACATATTTAACTGACAGGTTTACATATTAAGTTGTGAGATACAGTATTATTAGTTATATAGATCCACTTGACCAGTTTCGACCTTACAAAAATATGCATGAAAACCTAACAAATCCACCAAATAGAGGCCAAACATTTGGAAGCAAGTTTCTGTTCACGTCTTacttaaaaaagtcaaaataataaaaaccagtatgaattctatggattttgggatgtatttactgcacgatcagactttgctttcattgctatgcaccattttcctcaatttaCCTTCATGTATACATTGAAGTTACCAGACAATTGCtgaataaacataaacaaaagaaaagaatggTTTAGTTTTAGAGTTGAGAAGATTTGcaagagtcacaacttcagtgcaaacgttaaaaaaaaaacacagtttgcattactcactttagctctttggcttttgagagtttgcataCAAAACTCCCTATAAATGTCAACTGTGTCCATATCTCTATAACTACCACAAAAATGtctagaaagaaacagctgaataaagaaacaagagtaAAGATATAAATACTCGATAATTATAGTGAAAATgtattctgatgagtgactcgttatataataattatgtttattttgttgcaaagtatatcaatgaaactatgatctttttaaaaaacatatttttatgtgtATAATCTTTAAGTTAAATTAGATTCGTTGTTTTTGTGGAGTTTTCTTATACATTTCTGGAATTTACAGGTAGTATTTATTGAACTACTTGCATACCACAAGGAAATTTGATGCATTCAGGACATAATTCGTCAATAAATTGCTACAAAGTAAAGATATAACTTTCTTTTTCGCCAAAATGTCTCCTAAAATATAAATACGTCTTTCGGTGGGACACAAATGTCAACATTAACCGTAGTTGTACGCTTGTCGTCTTTTCTCCGACTGTAACTGAAGGCAGCATCATTCACGAAACCCCACTACCCAGAATCCTCCTCTGGGCGCATGCGCTGTCCGCACTACGGCCCAAAGGCGTTGGTGGTTGGTGTCCGTCCGAAGATGCGTCGCTCTCCGGCAGCATCAGTACCAGCTCCGCCGCGCtattaaaccaaaaaaagagaaagaaaccgGGAGACGGAGGAGAAATACCAGCGGTGTTTGCGGCTGTAGCGGCGCCGGAGCTCCGGGGAGGCAACATGGGGGACCAGAAGGTGAGCCGGGGCCGGAGGAACAGGTGTCTGTGATGGGGGGAAGCCGTTTCAGGGCGTAGCGTACAAAGGAAGGAGAAGGGAGGGAGAAGCGGCCGAATTCGGGAGTTTACGGATACGGGACGTGTTTCACAGCCGTGTTTTTGGTTGTAAACGGCTGAATTTAATATTTATCGACGGGTTTTTCTCACCGAAGGCGGCGGTTTAACGGTCCCAGGCTGGGGGGGCCTCGATGCAGCTCCTCTCGCATCAACAAACATTAGTGGTTCAGTATGAATGGGGCTTTTTCCACTGTGGGCTGGACAGCAGAGGAGTGGACTCATATCATTAGTGTCGTGATtcgtgttgtgttgtgtgtccagTCGTTTGAAGACGCCTGTTTAGTGATTCTACATCcgcattattacattattgatGCGCATCCTCCTGTCCCTGAAgtgtcctccctccctccctgcacCGTCCGAGGATCAGATGCTTCAAACGGGGAACACAAAGCTTTCTGCGTCCTCTCCAGCCAAGGATCACTTCACTGAGCTGCTGTAGTGTCTGCTTTAAAGTACAAACCTGCAGCTTTCATCCATGGAGACTTTTGTCATGCACATTATTTGCTTTGTCAGTCTGAAAGGAGAAGattctgtctgattttttttttttgtgtgtgtgtgtgtgtgtgtgtgtgtgtgtgtgtgtgtgtgtgtgtgtgtgtgtgtctcttttctgCAGGAGTCTCTGCGTAAGATCACCCACACGCTGGCCATGAAGAATGAGGAGATTTCTAACTTCGTCTGCACCCTCAAACAGAACCTCGACAACTTGGAGGTACAGAAATACACACTTGAATTTAATGCAGGTTCACAGTGTGTGGTGGTTTTCCTCAGTCAGCACCAGCAAGAAATTTGCAGAATCAGACATGTTTTCATGCACCATTTCTTGCCTTTTCTGCAAAACTTAATGTATTATGGTATTATACTGCTTTCATATGTTCATCCTTTTCCAACACACATACAAGCTGGATTTACTCTTCTGTCCTCCTTTGTCTCTCTTGTTTGGGGaagtcttgtgtttttgtaaggAAGGACATATGACAATGCCTTCGTCCAGCTAGTCTGGCTGAAAAGTCTCCCTCGTTTTTGCGTTTTGACAACAGGCCAACTCCAATCGAGTGCAGGAGGACCTGGAGTCCGAGTTCACCTCCCTCCACTCCGTTCTGGATGAGATGAAGGAAATCATGGTGACACGCATCAAACAGGAGAGAGCCAGTCGCACATATGAGCTGCAGGTAGCTGCTGTTTAATTCTGTGAGAGTTTTCATGCATATTTATGATTTCAGGAGCAGATTTTAAATCTCAGTGTATTCAGGTGGTGTGATATATGTCAGTTAGCCAAGCATGTGTGGAGAAAGTATTCTTTCACCAGTTCATATCGGGACGTTATCtccatgtttgtgtttaaagtTGTTGATTAAACCCTTTAAAACGAATCTTTTTGTACTAAAGTTAAATATTTGAAAgtattttcaatgaaaatgatCCCCTCGTGCCTTTAAAAGCGTAGATGTAACTCTATACTGCTGCTCTCTTGAGACATGCAGATCGATGAAGCCCTCGCTTCTTTTTACACTCacactggagtaattcagtcatgcATGTttaaaccagaaactgattctgaagatgAATATTGACTcagaaagccccaccctgcaacccaagGAAGGGTCGGTTTATTAGATTTGTTacgtatgaaaccctggaagtctgaatctgtgttgtTGAGACTCTTGTTGATAAACTGCAGGTTTACGGTGGAAATGCTCAGATGTGGTGCTAGCTACAAAAGtcactcatgatatgtcttcaagtatattaaaaaaaaacacaatttgaacATGTTAAGAAGGtacaaaattagatttttcttccAACTACAGCCACCTGACCATTAAGCGTTTGactaaaaattaaacttttctgACTACAAACCAGGTTCAATCAGGAAAATATGTGTGTATGCCCGTATATTTTACTGCTGACATCCATCCACTTATTAGCAATATGCGCTTTATCCTATAGAAGACAGTGGAGTCTGCAGCCTTTCCTAGCTAACACTGGGAGAGAGGCAGAGCACATACACCATTTCATTGCAAGGTGAACATGAGCTGTATTCCAAAATCCAAGCTATGCCGTatgccagaaaaagattttGTATGTCCCAATACATAGTATGTCAGATGTACCAGGCCAAAAATACCCAGATGTCTTACCACATCCGGTCAGATTTTCCAAGCATGCTTTTCAGGTCATTGTGACTTTGTGCTCGAATACAAACAAGCTTGATCCACTGACAGTCAAAGCTTAAGGTGCAATATTATGATGAAGTAGTACTTCCCAGTTGTGTGcatactgcatgaaacagtaCGTACTTTGTGAGCAGCACGtgtttaaagtaaaaagaaaaagtatggCATGTAGCCAAAGAGACAGAAGACCACGCTCCCTCACACCCGCACCTTtagccaatttagaatcaccaataaAGGCATTAATTAATGCATATCTGTGAGAGGAGGCTAACGCTCTGAGAGAGAACCTAATGAAAGGCTCTGCAGATTTGAACCCAGAACCTTCTTACAGAGAGGCAACACTGTTCCCACTATGCCGCccttatttttaacaagttATTGTAATTTATTAGAATATTTGAATGTGCAAACAGCCCTGCAGTGGACTGTCCAGAATACAGCCCGCATCTCGCCAAGTGttggctgggatagactccagttgCTCCCTGACCCCCTGCAGTAGAAGCCCAATAGAGCTGGATTGGATGGAATATGCAGACTGTACTTTGTGGTGTTAAAAAAGCTGAATAAATGGAGAAAACTAAAGTTATCTACTAGGTATATAATAGTATGTCATAGAAACAGATCTGCAGTCAACCAAAAGAGGAAGCAGATTACAAAAGTTATAGAAAGACCATAGAACTAATACTTGCTGGTGATGCCATCTTTAATATCATCTAATGATAGTTTGGGAACtcacttttattattatatgtgCCCTGAAACAAACCAAATTTTGCTTATGTGAATTCTGAACGGCTGATATCAAGTCTGCATTTTAACCTCTTTACTGTTCTGTTATTGCGACTTGGCTGCATTACATAAGCTGATATTTATATTAATTCATCTCAGATTGAAATGCCATTAAATAACTGAACACTTGAAGGTCTCTGCAGCCTCAGGACCGAACTGTGACTCTCAACTGATGCATCCGTCTCCACGGCGtctgcagaaaacacaacagccCCTTTATACTAAAGTCAAACCTGTGAGAGTTTGTGAATACACTCAGTTTGACTGTGAGCTGGTGTTTTTCACAGAGTCAGCTGAGCGCCTGCTCTAAAGCCCTGGAGAGctcagaggagctgctggaacTGGCCAATCAGACGCTGTGCTCCTCGGAGACGGACGGGTTCACTCAGGTAACCGATctgctgcagtgctgctgcAACACTCGCTGAATGTTTTAATAACTGATTTACTGTGTGCTTCTTGCAGTGTCATACTACCAGTTACTTTAACACAGCACAACTTTTTGTGTTAAATGACGACATGATGGCCTCCAACTCAGTTTTCTCTTTGCTCCCGtatctctctcctctctttttttcctcccttcctctctgctTCTCCTCTCCAGGCGGCCAAAGACATTAAGGATAGGTATAGTACTCAGCCATCCACTGCTTCCCTCCTGTCGTAGCCTCCTGTAACCAGCGAGCCATCTCATAATGTAGCGTGCATGCATTCAAACGTGTAGCCAGCCACCGCACCCATCTCATAGAGAACAAGCACTGTGGAAAACTTTCCACTCGAGAGccttttgtctctgtgtttcccGCTGTCCTCTCGAGTTCGTACCATCCTGTGTCAGCCCCTCCCCGGATGAATGCTGCTCCCTCTTTAGCTTCTTTGTAAATGTCGATGAAGGTGATGAGTTCAGTGGTAGAAATCTAGTTAGAGACCTTTTATTCTTAGTGAGCAGTGCTAGAATCacctgttttttcctttgtttgtttcctccCTCCTTTGGTTCACTTGAATAATAGACATCGCTTGTTTCCACcccatgtgtttgtgtgtttgtgtgcgtccCTTTGTCCGCAGCGTGACAATGGCTCCAGCCTTTCGCCTCTCCCTGAAGGCTAAAGCCAGTGACAACATGAGTCACTTGATGGTGGATTTCAGCCAGGAGAGGGAGATGCTGCAGGCTCTCAAGTTTCTTCCAGGTCTGCACCACTTTTATTACAAAGAAATGCAGATAGAAACAAAAGAGTTTCACCAGCACCGTACCCGTAGATGCTGCTTTGTACTTTACAGCGTTTCAAAGGGATGTTTTTGCTCCACTGCCTGCATTTACCAGCTGAGGTTATTAGttatttgattaattaaagctgcagtaggcaggCACAAATCTGGAACTAAGAGCATAATTTGATTATACAGCCTCCTCCTGCTGTTCTCCCCTCTCTGTCTTAAGCCGTCCTACCAGATGAAGCGTGGCTACATACACGTGCTTCATACGATATGATATATCTAGACTGCCAACACAACCAAACCATCCACTAAAATGGCACAGAAGCTAAGCAGTGAACATGCTAGATGAGatcaactttattgatccctcaacTTGTATGATACAGCAGCTAGATACAAATGAGTCATTGAAGGAGCAAGACAAGaaatacattaaatacattgcattaaagctaaaaaatacaaatatattaaaGACCGTGCACACCTTTCACATGTACAGAtgcaccgatcaggcataacattatgagtCTTGGTCCCCCTTATGCTGCTAAAGCTCTTCTGACCCAgaggggcatggacacaggacctctgggatgtcctgtggcagtgaattctgtgggtcctgtgggttgcagggtgggacctacctagatcatcccacagatgctcagtaagatttggatccTGGGTGAACACCTttgctctgtcgtgttccctggaccactcctgagcagtttttgcagtatgtcggggtgcattgtcctgctgagggtggaaactggcatcaaggactgggAGGATgtgggggttgcttgacctgcaatgtttaggtgggtggtacatgtcaaacatccacatgaatatcAGGACTCAAGATTtaccagcagaacgttgcattataacaagatgatcgatgtgattcacttcacctgtcagtggtcagaatgttgtggctgatcggtggaaaTCATGATGAGGATGGATAGACGCATGCTGTGTTTAAAATATCGTCGCTACTTTACCTTTCCATCCATCAGTTCTTTCCAGCTGGGTACTGAAGGCATAATACTGATATCCTTAAATCGAAACTGGGACTTGCTGATTTACCACTGTGTGACTCTGGAGTTTTAACATGTCTGGACTAAAACTAATCGATGGTGATTGCTGTTGAACAGCAttgaaaatattctaaatagTGTATACTTAAACTCTTCCATatattttttagacttttttataGATGGTTGAATTACATTCTGTagttcattttgtgcaaatacttctgtctgcttcttcttctgatGGTGCACCAACTCCCATGTACTGTAGGTAATACTCTAAGGACCTCATAAAACCACTCTTTAAGAGATTCAAACGATAAAAGTTCAATAAACTTAAACTCTCTTTTCAGTAAGTCTGTCTTCccattttttggattttggaaTAGCAGCTTTTCCAGCAGGATTTTTCTGCCTCTAAATCAAGCTTTTCACCATCTGAAAGAACAGGAACAATCCTCCACATTCTTAGAACAGCCAATATTAACGCCCTCTCTAGAAGTTTCATGGACTTTCTAGTTTCTAAAGCCAAGAGGACACATAGAAGTCTAGTTGCCTTTTAGACCACgtgcattaaaaatatgtttaaatgttttttaagactttttgtccAATGACACCCAAAAAACGACTGCCTACCACAGCTTTAAGACCTTAGGATCTGATCAGTTCACATTAGCTTGTAAGAACTAATCCTTTATTACATCTAAAAATCTACAGGTGCGTCCTGTTTTTATTacactttaatttgttttcgttatttttcataaattaagttgtgtttttttttttgtatttctgctgCACGTTATATTGATCTCACTTGCAAACTTCATACTTTTCActtgttttaattaaattgttCCTAAAATAGTTTTAATACAATTAGGaatttctgcaattttacagATTAAACTACCCAACACAGTCTAACATTTTGCAAAGATAAAATGCTATAATGTTCATTAGCACATTGGTGTTAAATATCCAGTCATATAatctaaataaaacatttagaaatggGCTTCTCTACTGTACTTATAACTTGTCTATGCTGTGATCCTGCAAGAAATGCTGTGTAATTTAGTCAAATCAGCAGTAGTCACACATTTGTAACAATGCCATCTCTGTCAGATCATCTAATCAGAGCAACAGCAAAGGCTCTTTGTCAAACAGGCTGTGTGTTGGACTTCCTGCGATACGTTCCACTCGCCAGCATTTCTTATATTAATGAGTCAGATGACTACGTGTGATGTGAGAGGTCGAACACGGGAGATGAAACCACAGAGAATGATCACTCCACAGCTATACTGGATATCTCAACCTCCTTATTCTGCTGGTGTGGTTTTGCTGCCTCTTTATTTAGAGTAGGACTCAGTTTCAAtgaaagctgctgttttcaggtgaAAAGCTCAGATAAAACCACAACATTGTGCCTGTTTAACACCAAACAGCAAAGGGGGCAAAGTTAGCGGCTTGGGGGGTAATTTAGCAGTTGAAGAGCAAGATGCTTTTCTCAGGTGCTGGTGAAGACGAAAACTAGGCTAAAAGAAGggtaaaaatgatccaaatataCGCTAATGCCTTTTTGTTTCTCAGTTGTTTCTTACACTTTAAACATAAGTTTATACTCGATTCTCGGCTTGTTTTAGACTAATTCTGCCCCCAAGTGGTGGAAATTAgtgaatgcagctttaaaattaAACCTGCATGACAGCTTTTGTTACCtttcattatgaaattacagttttaaatcctgcttttgtgtcttaattggcCATTTCAGTACATGTTGctgtttaaaaataagacagaagaaGTCAGGAAGGTGATGATGGATATGATTTTTAACaaactgtctctcctctccagtTCCTGCCACTCCAGAGATCCAGGTGTCGGAGTCCCAGGTGTGCGACAACACAGTGACTGTAGCTTGGACTTTGCCGGAGCCTGACAGCAAAATAGATCATTACATACTGGAACATCGACGCACAAATCATGAGGGTCCGCCGCGGATCAGAGAGGATTATCCCTGGATGGTGGTGGAGGGGATAAAGGAGATGGAGCACACACTGACAGGTAGGAGGAGGAGAAACTTGTGTTTAACTCTTACGGAATGGACTCAGTAACAGTAGTTTTTACTCTCAGGTCTGCGTTTTGACACTCGGTACATGACGTTCAGAGTGAAAGCGTGCAACAAGGCGGTGGCTGGGGAGTTCTCTGAGCCGGTTACACTAGAAACTCACGGTAAGATCACTGTGTGTAAAAAGCTGCGTTGTTTATGATATTTTGCTGTGACTGATggtgtttaaaatgtaatttgtccTGAATTGTGCACCTAAATATAGTAGCTTTCAGTGCGCTAAATAAAAAGCCTCACCTGTTTCCCTTTTCCAGCCTTCACCTTCAAACTGGACTCGAGTTCGTCCCACCAGAACCTGAAGGTGGAGGACTTGAGTGTGGAGTGGGACAGCAGTGGAGGGAAGATCCAGGACATCCGCAAAGAGAAGAATCGAACCAACTCGCCGATGCACTCCCCAGCCAGGTTTGTATGAGTGTAAACAGCTGTTGTCCtgtatttaatataataatgaataaaccCCACAAATATGAATCTTTGAGggtctctcctgtgtgtcttgTGCATAACCAGGTCAGCCCTGATGTCTCCTAAGAGAGCACCGACAGCCCGACCCGGCAGAGATCGGTTTACAGCTGAGTCCTACACGGTGCTGGGTAAGAACACACACTGTTAGCAAAatacaggaaatgtttgtctaCATATCCAGAGCAGATTGAAGCTGTAGTTGTAGATTGTGAGTGGCTGAAGTTCAgtagaaaagatgcaaaattcaTCTAGCTTTTCTGAATTTGTAGGCTAGcttagcctgttttttttttttttttttaggtaagTTAGAATTAATGGGCAGATCTTCTAAATGAAATCTCCtacatttgaataaataaacCCCTTTCGCTGTTAAATCTAATGACATCTGGACGTGCTGGCTTCATGTCTAGCTGAGCATCTTGGTCACTTCTCCTCAAAAGCCTCGACATCAATGTAATGAGTTGGACTTTGTGATATATCAGTGTCACTATAAACATGgaacaagtctgaactgcatccAGTCCAAGTAGCAGACAGGAACGTAAAAGCATCAGTGTTTCaagttgtgtgaagtgatttagagaagacttttttttcacatttcagctccAATATTGCTCCAAAAACATCAGAGAGCACAAAGAACACAACTTGTGTGTCAGAATCATAAATCACCTTTCATATTTAAGGATTCAAAGGCTTTATTGTTACATGCAGCAATAATAAGTTATCAGTGCAATGAACCTCTTAGTTCTCTGTGTCTATGTGGGACTGTGGTTAATCTATTTACAGAATACAGTCATTCAGCCATGCTCATCACTTGCATCTACTCATACATACTGAAGtaacaaaaaacataatatgAATATACAAGAACAGTGCAAAAAGCTTTATTcgcaaaaaataacaaatacaggGTGTGCAATATTATTGGTGTAGAAAGTTCAAATCTGCCAATGTGAATTGTGGTAGGTATAAATATACTAAATACGGTG encodes the following:
- the fsd1 gene encoding fibronectin type III and SPRY domain-containing protein 1, which translates into the protein MGDQKESLRKITHTLAMKNEEISNFVCTLKQNLDNLEANSNRVQEDLESEFTSLHSVLDEMKEIMVTRIKQERASRTYELQSQLSACSKALESSEELLELANQTLCSSETDGFTQAAKDIKDSVTMAPAFRLSLKAKASDNMSHLMVDFSQEREMLQALKFLPVPATPEIQVSESQVCDNTVTVAWTLPEPDSKIDHYILEHRRTNHEGPPRIREDYPWMVVEGIKEMEHTLTGLRFDTRYMTFRVKACNKAVAGEFSEPVTLETHAFTFKLDSSSSHQNLKVEDLSVEWDSSGGKIQDIRKEKNRTNSPMHSPARSALMSPKRAPTARPGRDRFTAESYTVLADTMIDAGQQYWEVKFDKESKAFAVGVALRSLGKFDQLGKSGASWCIHLNNWLQQSLTAKHNNKARTLDCPIPNSIGVYVNYDDGTLSFYNAKTKQLMHTFKTKFQQPVIPAFMVWNGSFSVVTGLQVPSVVQSGQRKNSGTSSSNASLT